In Drosophila teissieri strain GT53w chromosome 2R, Prin_Dtei_1.1, whole genome shotgun sequence, the following proteins share a genomic window:
- the LOC122612363 gene encoding GTPase-activating protein skywalker isoform X6, producing MPYHRGGDASSQADKLSGIVEESDLYEGFAPHVETSEIKTLDFYNLPKQTGKEPALRSYTEIQQLLQQGKKRDVKNILRENSWPINSPIRAQLWPMLCGQHQTKQQMLDGFYWEMVHQVFGTTELSEKPIMLPAFVDATHCLPYHLTSTGRAVADRIVNVLGYDCPDITYSPVLYPITSILLHFMSEEEAYICLAGLVGSKEKVFINQTKLQHEVTWKTVMQIAKKHTKSATSYFQRICPGLKLERIFMDWCWWILAGLPFQHLVRIMDCYFHEGIKVLYRVALVILNLFHKECQSNNEWSPDNIKNDIGNALIKFCKKIPVSPAKLLHAAFSIRGLSTQYISRIFIKTEMLLKSRSVLTSGSKQLIKSRSSDNLPTSQSQVNIQMMSHTLTIRELFTLWSWLPVRITMYQPVLLYTTEEHGCSLTTFYVRVEQHEPTLLMIKTCNNEVFGAYCSSRWFERNVKDDKGQRQAYFGTGETFLFSLYPERAKYPWVGIEGDKDLGHSSELFMAADSKMITIGGGEGQAIWMDENIRFGKTDSCKTFNNPPLCPSGDFEIRVLEVYGFVGI from the exons GCAAAGAGCCAGCACTGCGCTCCTACACCGAAatccagcagctgctgcagcagggcAAGAAGCGTGACGTGAAGAACATACTCAGGGAGAACTCGTGGCCCATTAACTCCCCGATCCGAGCCCAGCTCTGGCCGATGTTGTGTGGCCAGCACCAGACCAAACAGCAAATGCTGGATGGCTTCTACTGGGAGATGGTTCACCAG GTCTTTGGCACCACCGAGCTGTCGGAGAAGCCGATCATGTTGCCCGCATTTGTGGATGCCACCCACTGTTTGCCGTATCACTTGACCAGCACGGGACGAGCCGTGGCCGATCGCATCGTGAATGTCCTGGGCTACGACTGCCCCGATATTACCTACAGTCCAGTATTGTATCCCATTACATCGATACTTTTGCATTTCATGTCGG AGGAGGAGGCTTACATATGTCTAGCCGGTCTGGTCGGTAGCAAGGAGAAGGTATTCATCAATCAAACCAAACTACAGCACGAAGTCACCTGGAAGACGGTGATGCAAATAGCCAAAAAGCACACG AAAAGTGCTACTTCGTATTTCCAACGTATTTGCCCAGGCCTGAAGCTAGAACGCATCTTCATGGACTGGTGCTGGTGGATTCTAGCCGGTCTACCCTTCCAGCATCTGGTGCGGATCATGGACTGCTACTTCCACGAGGGCATTAAGGTCCTTTATCGCGTGGCCCTCGTCATACTCAACCTTTTTCACAAGGAGTGCCAGTCGAACAACGAATGGAGTCCGGACAACATTAAAAACGACATTGGCAATGCTTTGATCAAGTTCTGCAAGAAGATACCAGTGTCGCCGGCGAAGTTGCTTCATGCCGCGTTTAGTATTAGGGGACTGAG TACCCAGTATATTTCTAGAATATTTATCAAGACTGAAATGCTACTAAAAAGCCGCTCCGTGCTCACCAGCGGTTCGAAGCAATTAATCAAATCGCGTTCAAGTGATAATCTGCCCACTAGTCAGTCGCAGGTCAACATCCAAATGATGTCCCATACCCTGACCATCCGGGAG CTGTTCACGCTGTGGTCCTGGCTGCCCGTGCGGATAACAATGTACCAACCGGTGCTGCTCTACACCACGGAGGAGCACGGCTGCTCGCTGACCACGTTCTACGTTCGGGTGGAGCAGCATGAGCCCACGCTGCTTATGATCAAAACGTGCAATAATGAG GTATTTGGTGCCTACTGCTCCTCGCGCTGGTTTGAAAGAAATGTAAAAGATGACAAGGGCCAGCGACAGGCCTACTTCGGTACCGGCGAGACCTTTTTGTTCTCCCTATATCCAGAAAGAGCCAAGTACCCATGGGTGGGCATTGAGGGCGACAAGGACTTAGGACACAGTTCCGAGCTGTTTATGGCGGCCGACTCCAAGATGATTACTATTGGTGGCGG CGAGGGGCAGGCCATCTGGATGGACGAGAACATACGTTTTGGCAAGACGGACAGCTGCAAGACCTTCAATAATCCGCCGCTGTGTCCATCGGGCGACTTCGAGATCCGGGTGCTTGAAGTCTACGGCTTCGTGGGCATCTAA
- the LOC122612363 gene encoding GTPase-activating protein skywalker isoform X3 produces MVGKVLGIKDLEQFSSRRSSVYVDPECDKFFELPLFIAASSNDITTKCQCFQFSPGKEPALRSYTEIQQLLQQGKKRDVKNILRENSWPINSPIRAQLWPMLCGQHQTKQQMLDGFYWEMVHQVFGTTELSEKPIMLPAFVDATHCLPYHLTSTGRAVADRIVNVLGYDCPDITYSPVLYPITSILLHFMSEEEAYICLAGLVGSKEKVFINQTKLQHEVTWKTVMQIAKKHTKSATSYFQRICPGLKLERIFMDWCWWILAGLPFQHLVRIMDCYFHEGIKVLYRVALVILNLFHKECQSNNEWSPDNIKNDIGNALIKFCKKIPVSPAKLLHAAFSIRGLSTQYISRIFIKTEMLLKSRSVLTSGSKQLIKSRSSDNLPTSQSQVNIQMMSHTLTIREKLHSESCRNLLFTLWSWLPVRITMYQPVLLYTTEEHGCSLTTFYVRVEQHEPTLLMIKTCNNEVFGAYCSSRWFERNVKDDKGQRQAYFGTGETFLFSLYPERAKYPWVGIEGDKDLGHSSELFMAADSKMITIGGGEGQAIWMDENIRFGKTDSCKTFNNPPLCPSGDFEIRVLEVYGFVGI; encoded by the exons ATGGTTGGCAAAGTCTTGGGCATCAAAGACTTGGAGCAGTTCAGTAGCCGGCGCAGCAGCGTCTACGTCGATCCCGAGTGCGACAAGTTCTTCGAGCTGCCGCTCTTCATCGCGGCCAGCTCGAACGACATCACCACCAAATGCCAGTGCTTCCAGTTCAGTCCAG GCAAAGAGCCAGCACTGCGCTCCTACACCGAAatccagcagctgctgcagcagggcAAGAAGCGTGACGTGAAGAACATACTCAGGGAGAACTCGTGGCCCATTAACTCCCCGATCCGAGCCCAGCTCTGGCCGATGTTGTGTGGCCAGCACCAGACCAAACAGCAAATGCTGGATGGCTTCTACTGGGAGATGGTTCACCAG GTCTTTGGCACCACCGAGCTGTCGGAGAAGCCGATCATGTTGCCCGCATTTGTGGATGCCACCCACTGTTTGCCGTATCACTTGACCAGCACGGGACGAGCCGTGGCCGATCGCATCGTGAATGTCCTGGGCTACGACTGCCCCGATATTACCTACAGTCCAGTATTGTATCCCATTACATCGATACTTTTGCATTTCATGTCGG AGGAGGAGGCTTACATATGTCTAGCCGGTCTGGTCGGTAGCAAGGAGAAGGTATTCATCAATCAAACCAAACTACAGCACGAAGTCACCTGGAAGACGGTGATGCAAATAGCCAAAAAGCACACG AAAAGTGCTACTTCGTATTTCCAACGTATTTGCCCAGGCCTGAAGCTAGAACGCATCTTCATGGACTGGTGCTGGTGGATTCTAGCCGGTCTACCCTTCCAGCATCTGGTGCGGATCATGGACTGCTACTTCCACGAGGGCATTAAGGTCCTTTATCGCGTGGCCCTCGTCATACTCAACCTTTTTCACAAGGAGTGCCAGTCGAACAACGAATGGAGTCCGGACAACATTAAAAACGACATTGGCAATGCTTTGATCAAGTTCTGCAAGAAGATACCAGTGTCGCCGGCGAAGTTGCTTCATGCCGCGTTTAGTATTAGGGGACTGAG TACCCAGTATATTTCTAGAATATTTATCAAGACTGAAATGCTACTAAAAAGCCGCTCCGTGCTCACCAGCGGTTCGAAGCAATTAATCAAATCGCGTTCAAGTGATAATCTGCCCACTAGTCAGTCGCAGGTCAACATCCAAATGATGTCCCATACCCTGACCATCCGGGAG AAGCTGCACTCCGAGAGCTGTCGCAATTTG CTGTTCACGCTGTGGTCCTGGCTGCCCGTGCGGATAACAATGTACCAACCGGTGCTGCTCTACACCACGGAGGAGCACGGCTGCTCGCTGACCACGTTCTACGTTCGGGTGGAGCAGCATGAGCCCACGCTGCTTATGATCAAAACGTGCAATAATGAG GTATTTGGTGCCTACTGCTCCTCGCGCTGGTTTGAAAGAAATGTAAAAGATGACAAGGGCCAGCGACAGGCCTACTTCGGTACCGGCGAGACCTTTTTGTTCTCCCTATATCCAGAAAGAGCCAAGTACCCATGGGTGGGCATTGAGGGCGACAAGGACTTAGGACACAGTTCCGAGCTGTTTATGGCGGCCGACTCCAAGATGATTACTATTGGTGGCGG CGAGGGGCAGGCCATCTGGATGGACGAGAACATACGTTTTGGCAAGACGGACAGCTGCAAGACCTTCAATAATCCGCCGCTGTGTCCATCGGGCGACTTCGAGATCCGGGTGCTTGAAGTCTACGGCTTCGTGGGCATCTAA
- the LOC122612363 gene encoding GTPase-activating protein skywalker isoform X1, giving the protein MVGKVLGIKDLEQFSSRRSSVYVDPECDKFFELPLFIAASSNDITTKCQCFQFSPGKEPALRSYTEIQQLLQQGKKRDVKNILRENSWPINSPIRAQLWPMLCGQHQTKQQMLDGFYWEMVHQVFGTTELSEKPIMLPAFVDATHCLPYHLTSTGRAVADRIVNVLGYDCPDITYSPVLYPITSILLHFMSEEEAYICLAGLVGSKEKVFINQTKLQHEVTWKTVMQIAKKHTKSATSYFQRICPGLKLERIFMDWCWWILAGLPFQHLVRIMDCYFHEGIKVLYRVALVILNLFHKECQSNNEWSPDNIKNDIGNALIKFCKKIPVSPAKLLHAAFSIRGLSTQYISRIFIKTEMLLKSRSVLTSGSKQLIKSRSSDNLPTSQSQVNIQMMSHTLTIREHFGLPGTKNFIKTWTDRQFLFTLWSWLPVRITMYQPVLLYTTEEHGCSLTTFYVRVEQHEPTLLMIKTCNNEVFGAYCSSRWFERNVKDDKGQRQAYFGTGETFLFSLYPERAKYPWVGIEGDKDLGHSSELFMAADSKMITIGGGEGQAIWMDENIRFGKTDSCKTFNNPPLCPSGDFEIRVLEVYGFVGI; this is encoded by the exons ATGGTTGGCAAAGTCTTGGGCATCAAAGACTTGGAGCAGTTCAGTAGCCGGCGCAGCAGCGTCTACGTCGATCCCGAGTGCGACAAGTTCTTCGAGCTGCCGCTCTTCATCGCGGCCAGCTCGAACGACATCACCACCAAATGCCAGTGCTTCCAGTTCAGTCCAG GCAAAGAGCCAGCACTGCGCTCCTACACCGAAatccagcagctgctgcagcagggcAAGAAGCGTGACGTGAAGAACATACTCAGGGAGAACTCGTGGCCCATTAACTCCCCGATCCGAGCCCAGCTCTGGCCGATGTTGTGTGGCCAGCACCAGACCAAACAGCAAATGCTGGATGGCTTCTACTGGGAGATGGTTCACCAG GTCTTTGGCACCACCGAGCTGTCGGAGAAGCCGATCATGTTGCCCGCATTTGTGGATGCCACCCACTGTTTGCCGTATCACTTGACCAGCACGGGACGAGCCGTGGCCGATCGCATCGTGAATGTCCTGGGCTACGACTGCCCCGATATTACCTACAGTCCAGTATTGTATCCCATTACATCGATACTTTTGCATTTCATGTCGG AGGAGGAGGCTTACATATGTCTAGCCGGTCTGGTCGGTAGCAAGGAGAAGGTATTCATCAATCAAACCAAACTACAGCACGAAGTCACCTGGAAGACGGTGATGCAAATAGCCAAAAAGCACACG AAAAGTGCTACTTCGTATTTCCAACGTATTTGCCCAGGCCTGAAGCTAGAACGCATCTTCATGGACTGGTGCTGGTGGATTCTAGCCGGTCTACCCTTCCAGCATCTGGTGCGGATCATGGACTGCTACTTCCACGAGGGCATTAAGGTCCTTTATCGCGTGGCCCTCGTCATACTCAACCTTTTTCACAAGGAGTGCCAGTCGAACAACGAATGGAGTCCGGACAACATTAAAAACGACATTGGCAATGCTTTGATCAAGTTCTGCAAGAAGATACCAGTGTCGCCGGCGAAGTTGCTTCATGCCGCGTTTAGTATTAGGGGACTGAG TACCCAGTATATTTCTAGAATATTTATCAAGACTGAAATGCTACTAAAAAGCCGCTCCGTGCTCACCAGCGGTTCGAAGCAATTAATCAAATCGCGTTCAAGTGATAATCTGCCCACTAGTCAGTCGCAGGTCAACATCCAAATGATGTCCCATACCCTGACCATCCGGGAG CATTTTGGTTTGCCGGGCACAAAGAATTTCATAAAAACCTGGACGGATAGACAATTT CTGTTCACGCTGTGGTCCTGGCTGCCCGTGCGGATAACAATGTACCAACCGGTGCTGCTCTACACCACGGAGGAGCACGGCTGCTCGCTGACCACGTTCTACGTTCGGGTGGAGCAGCATGAGCCCACGCTGCTTATGATCAAAACGTGCAATAATGAG GTATTTGGTGCCTACTGCTCCTCGCGCTGGTTTGAAAGAAATGTAAAAGATGACAAGGGCCAGCGACAGGCCTACTTCGGTACCGGCGAGACCTTTTTGTTCTCCCTATATCCAGAAAGAGCCAAGTACCCATGGGTGGGCATTGAGGGCGACAAGGACTTAGGACACAGTTCCGAGCTGTTTATGGCGGCCGACTCCAAGATGATTACTATTGGTGGCGG CGAGGGGCAGGCCATCTGGATGGACGAGAACATACGTTTTGGCAAGACGGACAGCTGCAAGACCTTCAATAATCCGCCGCTGTGTCCATCGGGCGACTTCGAGATCCGGGTGCTTGAAGTCTACGGCTTCGTGGGCATCTAA
- the LOC122612363 gene encoding GTPase-activating protein skywalker isoform X4 has translation MPYHRGGDASSQADKLSGIVEESDLYEGFAPHVETSEIKTLDFYNLPKQTGKEPALRSYTEIQQLLQQGKKRDVKNILRENSWPINSPIRAQLWPMLCGQHQTKQQMLDGFYWEMVHQVFGTTELSEKPIMLPAFVDATHCLPYHLTSTGRAVADRIVNVLGYDCPDITYSPVLYPITSILLHFMSEEEAYICLAGLVGSKEKVFINQTKLQHEVTWKTVMQIAKKHTKSATSYFQRICPGLKLERIFMDWCWWILAGLPFQHLVRIMDCYFHEGIKVLYRVALVILNLFHKECQSNNEWSPDNIKNDIGNALIKFCKKIPVSPAKLLHAAFSIRGLSTQYISRIFIKTEMLLKSRSVLTSGSKQLIKSRSSDNLPTSQSQVNIQMMSHTLTIREKLHSESCRNLLFTLWSWLPVRITMYQPVLLYTTEEHGCSLTTFYVRVEQHEPTLLMIKTCNNEVFGAYCSSRWFERNVKDDKGQRQAYFGTGETFLFSLYPERAKYPWVGIEGDKDLGHSSELFMAADSKMITIGGGEGQAIWMDENIRFGKTDSCKTFNNPPLCPSGDFEIRVLEVYGFVGI, from the exons GCAAAGAGCCAGCACTGCGCTCCTACACCGAAatccagcagctgctgcagcagggcAAGAAGCGTGACGTGAAGAACATACTCAGGGAGAACTCGTGGCCCATTAACTCCCCGATCCGAGCCCAGCTCTGGCCGATGTTGTGTGGCCAGCACCAGACCAAACAGCAAATGCTGGATGGCTTCTACTGGGAGATGGTTCACCAG GTCTTTGGCACCACCGAGCTGTCGGAGAAGCCGATCATGTTGCCCGCATTTGTGGATGCCACCCACTGTTTGCCGTATCACTTGACCAGCACGGGACGAGCCGTGGCCGATCGCATCGTGAATGTCCTGGGCTACGACTGCCCCGATATTACCTACAGTCCAGTATTGTATCCCATTACATCGATACTTTTGCATTTCATGTCGG AGGAGGAGGCTTACATATGTCTAGCCGGTCTGGTCGGTAGCAAGGAGAAGGTATTCATCAATCAAACCAAACTACAGCACGAAGTCACCTGGAAGACGGTGATGCAAATAGCCAAAAAGCACACG AAAAGTGCTACTTCGTATTTCCAACGTATTTGCCCAGGCCTGAAGCTAGAACGCATCTTCATGGACTGGTGCTGGTGGATTCTAGCCGGTCTACCCTTCCAGCATCTGGTGCGGATCATGGACTGCTACTTCCACGAGGGCATTAAGGTCCTTTATCGCGTGGCCCTCGTCATACTCAACCTTTTTCACAAGGAGTGCCAGTCGAACAACGAATGGAGTCCGGACAACATTAAAAACGACATTGGCAATGCTTTGATCAAGTTCTGCAAGAAGATACCAGTGTCGCCGGCGAAGTTGCTTCATGCCGCGTTTAGTATTAGGGGACTGAG TACCCAGTATATTTCTAGAATATTTATCAAGACTGAAATGCTACTAAAAAGCCGCTCCGTGCTCACCAGCGGTTCGAAGCAATTAATCAAATCGCGTTCAAGTGATAATCTGCCCACTAGTCAGTCGCAGGTCAACATCCAAATGATGTCCCATACCCTGACCATCCGGGAG AAGCTGCACTCCGAGAGCTGTCGCAATTTG CTGTTCACGCTGTGGTCCTGGCTGCCCGTGCGGATAACAATGTACCAACCGGTGCTGCTCTACACCACGGAGGAGCACGGCTGCTCGCTGACCACGTTCTACGTTCGGGTGGAGCAGCATGAGCCCACGCTGCTTATGATCAAAACGTGCAATAATGAG GTATTTGGTGCCTACTGCTCCTCGCGCTGGTTTGAAAGAAATGTAAAAGATGACAAGGGCCAGCGACAGGCCTACTTCGGTACCGGCGAGACCTTTTTGTTCTCCCTATATCCAGAAAGAGCCAAGTACCCATGGGTGGGCATTGAGGGCGACAAGGACTTAGGACACAGTTCCGAGCTGTTTATGGCGGCCGACTCCAAGATGATTACTATTGGTGGCGG CGAGGGGCAGGCCATCTGGATGGACGAGAACATACGTTTTGGCAAGACGGACAGCTGCAAGACCTTCAATAATCCGCCGCTGTGTCCATCGGGCGACTTCGAGATCCGGGTGCTTGAAGTCTACGGCTTCGTGGGCATCTAA
- the LOC122612363 gene encoding GTPase-activating protein skywalker isoform X5: protein MVGKVLGIKDLEQFSSRRSSVYVDPECDKFFELPLFIAASSNDITTKCQCFQFSPGKEPALRSYTEIQQLLQQGKKRDVKNILRENSWPINSPIRAQLWPMLCGQHQTKQQMLDGFYWEMVHQVFGTTELSEKPIMLPAFVDATHCLPYHLTSTGRAVADRIVNVLGYDCPDITYSPVLYPITSILLHFMSEEEAYICLAGLVGSKEKVFINQTKLQHEVTWKTVMQIAKKHTKSATSYFQRICPGLKLERIFMDWCWWILAGLPFQHLVRIMDCYFHEGIKVLYRVALVILNLFHKECQSNNEWSPDNIKNDIGNALIKFCKKIPVSPAKLLHAAFSIRGLSTQYISRIFIKTEMLLKSRSVLTSGSKQLIKSRSSDNLPTSQSQVNIQMMSHTLTIRELFTLWSWLPVRITMYQPVLLYTTEEHGCSLTTFYVRVEQHEPTLLMIKTCNNEVFGAYCSSRWFERNVKDDKGQRQAYFGTGETFLFSLYPERAKYPWVGIEGDKDLGHSSELFMAADSKMITIGGGEGQAIWMDENIRFGKTDSCKTFNNPPLCPSGDFEIRVLEVYGFVGI, encoded by the exons ATGGTTGGCAAAGTCTTGGGCATCAAAGACTTGGAGCAGTTCAGTAGCCGGCGCAGCAGCGTCTACGTCGATCCCGAGTGCGACAAGTTCTTCGAGCTGCCGCTCTTCATCGCGGCCAGCTCGAACGACATCACCACCAAATGCCAGTGCTTCCAGTTCAGTCCAG GCAAAGAGCCAGCACTGCGCTCCTACACCGAAatccagcagctgctgcagcagggcAAGAAGCGTGACGTGAAGAACATACTCAGGGAGAACTCGTGGCCCATTAACTCCCCGATCCGAGCCCAGCTCTGGCCGATGTTGTGTGGCCAGCACCAGACCAAACAGCAAATGCTGGATGGCTTCTACTGGGAGATGGTTCACCAG GTCTTTGGCACCACCGAGCTGTCGGAGAAGCCGATCATGTTGCCCGCATTTGTGGATGCCACCCACTGTTTGCCGTATCACTTGACCAGCACGGGACGAGCCGTGGCCGATCGCATCGTGAATGTCCTGGGCTACGACTGCCCCGATATTACCTACAGTCCAGTATTGTATCCCATTACATCGATACTTTTGCATTTCATGTCGG AGGAGGAGGCTTACATATGTCTAGCCGGTCTGGTCGGTAGCAAGGAGAAGGTATTCATCAATCAAACCAAACTACAGCACGAAGTCACCTGGAAGACGGTGATGCAAATAGCCAAAAAGCACACG AAAAGTGCTACTTCGTATTTCCAACGTATTTGCCCAGGCCTGAAGCTAGAACGCATCTTCATGGACTGGTGCTGGTGGATTCTAGCCGGTCTACCCTTCCAGCATCTGGTGCGGATCATGGACTGCTACTTCCACGAGGGCATTAAGGTCCTTTATCGCGTGGCCCTCGTCATACTCAACCTTTTTCACAAGGAGTGCCAGTCGAACAACGAATGGAGTCCGGACAACATTAAAAACGACATTGGCAATGCTTTGATCAAGTTCTGCAAGAAGATACCAGTGTCGCCGGCGAAGTTGCTTCATGCCGCGTTTAGTATTAGGGGACTGAG TACCCAGTATATTTCTAGAATATTTATCAAGACTGAAATGCTACTAAAAAGCCGCTCCGTGCTCACCAGCGGTTCGAAGCAATTAATCAAATCGCGTTCAAGTGATAATCTGCCCACTAGTCAGTCGCAGGTCAACATCCAAATGATGTCCCATACCCTGACCATCCGGGAG CTGTTCACGCTGTGGTCCTGGCTGCCCGTGCGGATAACAATGTACCAACCGGTGCTGCTCTACACCACGGAGGAGCACGGCTGCTCGCTGACCACGTTCTACGTTCGGGTGGAGCAGCATGAGCCCACGCTGCTTATGATCAAAACGTGCAATAATGAG GTATTTGGTGCCTACTGCTCCTCGCGCTGGTTTGAAAGAAATGTAAAAGATGACAAGGGCCAGCGACAGGCCTACTTCGGTACCGGCGAGACCTTTTTGTTCTCCCTATATCCAGAAAGAGCCAAGTACCCATGGGTGGGCATTGAGGGCGACAAGGACTTAGGACACAGTTCCGAGCTGTTTATGGCGGCCGACTCCAAGATGATTACTATTGGTGGCGG CGAGGGGCAGGCCATCTGGATGGACGAGAACATACGTTTTGGCAAGACGGACAGCTGCAAGACCTTCAATAATCCGCCGCTGTGTCCATCGGGCGACTTCGAGATCCGGGTGCTTGAAGTCTACGGCTTCGTGGGCATCTAA
- the LOC122612363 gene encoding GTPase-activating protein skywalker isoform X2 encodes MPYHRGGDASSQADKLSGIVEESDLYEGFAPHVETSEIKTLDFYNLPKQTGKEPALRSYTEIQQLLQQGKKRDVKNILRENSWPINSPIRAQLWPMLCGQHQTKQQMLDGFYWEMVHQVFGTTELSEKPIMLPAFVDATHCLPYHLTSTGRAVADRIVNVLGYDCPDITYSPVLYPITSILLHFMSEEEAYICLAGLVGSKEKVFINQTKLQHEVTWKTVMQIAKKHTKSATSYFQRICPGLKLERIFMDWCWWILAGLPFQHLVRIMDCYFHEGIKVLYRVALVILNLFHKECQSNNEWSPDNIKNDIGNALIKFCKKIPVSPAKLLHAAFSIRGLSTQYISRIFIKTEMLLKSRSVLTSGSKQLIKSRSSDNLPTSQSQVNIQMMSHTLTIREHFGLPGTKNFIKTWTDRQFLFTLWSWLPVRITMYQPVLLYTTEEHGCSLTTFYVRVEQHEPTLLMIKTCNNEVFGAYCSSRWFERNVKDDKGQRQAYFGTGETFLFSLYPERAKYPWVGIEGDKDLGHSSELFMAADSKMITIGGGEGQAIWMDENIRFGKTDSCKTFNNPPLCPSGDFEIRVLEVYGFVGI; translated from the exons GCAAAGAGCCAGCACTGCGCTCCTACACCGAAatccagcagctgctgcagcagggcAAGAAGCGTGACGTGAAGAACATACTCAGGGAGAACTCGTGGCCCATTAACTCCCCGATCCGAGCCCAGCTCTGGCCGATGTTGTGTGGCCAGCACCAGACCAAACAGCAAATGCTGGATGGCTTCTACTGGGAGATGGTTCACCAG GTCTTTGGCACCACCGAGCTGTCGGAGAAGCCGATCATGTTGCCCGCATTTGTGGATGCCACCCACTGTTTGCCGTATCACTTGACCAGCACGGGACGAGCCGTGGCCGATCGCATCGTGAATGTCCTGGGCTACGACTGCCCCGATATTACCTACAGTCCAGTATTGTATCCCATTACATCGATACTTTTGCATTTCATGTCGG AGGAGGAGGCTTACATATGTCTAGCCGGTCTGGTCGGTAGCAAGGAGAAGGTATTCATCAATCAAACCAAACTACAGCACGAAGTCACCTGGAAGACGGTGATGCAAATAGCCAAAAAGCACACG AAAAGTGCTACTTCGTATTTCCAACGTATTTGCCCAGGCCTGAAGCTAGAACGCATCTTCATGGACTGGTGCTGGTGGATTCTAGCCGGTCTACCCTTCCAGCATCTGGTGCGGATCATGGACTGCTACTTCCACGAGGGCATTAAGGTCCTTTATCGCGTGGCCCTCGTCATACTCAACCTTTTTCACAAGGAGTGCCAGTCGAACAACGAATGGAGTCCGGACAACATTAAAAACGACATTGGCAATGCTTTGATCAAGTTCTGCAAGAAGATACCAGTGTCGCCGGCGAAGTTGCTTCATGCCGCGTTTAGTATTAGGGGACTGAG TACCCAGTATATTTCTAGAATATTTATCAAGACTGAAATGCTACTAAAAAGCCGCTCCGTGCTCACCAGCGGTTCGAAGCAATTAATCAAATCGCGTTCAAGTGATAATCTGCCCACTAGTCAGTCGCAGGTCAACATCCAAATGATGTCCCATACCCTGACCATCCGGGAG CATTTTGGTTTGCCGGGCACAAAGAATTTCATAAAAACCTGGACGGATAGACAATTT CTGTTCACGCTGTGGTCCTGGCTGCCCGTGCGGATAACAATGTACCAACCGGTGCTGCTCTACACCACGGAGGAGCACGGCTGCTCGCTGACCACGTTCTACGTTCGGGTGGAGCAGCATGAGCCCACGCTGCTTATGATCAAAACGTGCAATAATGAG GTATTTGGTGCCTACTGCTCCTCGCGCTGGTTTGAAAGAAATGTAAAAGATGACAAGGGCCAGCGACAGGCCTACTTCGGTACCGGCGAGACCTTTTTGTTCTCCCTATATCCAGAAAGAGCCAAGTACCCATGGGTGGGCATTGAGGGCGACAAGGACTTAGGACACAGTTCCGAGCTGTTTATGGCGGCCGACTCCAAGATGATTACTATTGGTGGCGG CGAGGGGCAGGCCATCTGGATGGACGAGAACATACGTTTTGGCAAGACGGACAGCTGCAAGACCTTCAATAATCCGCCGCTGTGTCCATCGGGCGACTTCGAGATCCGGGTGCTTGAAGTCTACGGCTTCGTGGGCATCTAA